The DNA sequence CTGACCACCGTGTGGTCGATGTCCAGCGGGATCTTGGAGATGTTGCTCTTGGTATAGGTGGACAACAGCAACGCGGCGATCAGCAACGCGGCCCCCAGGCCCATGATTCCGCACGCGGCGATCCTCAGCGCGACTGCGCGGTTCAATACCGTGTCTCCCTTCACCTACCGCCACAACCCAGACCTGTGTTGTGGCGGCAAAACCCGTTCGACCCTAACAGCAGAGAATAAGGTCGTCGCTCACTACGAGCCGTTGACGGACCCGTTGGTACACGGCTCCGCGCGGGGGGTGACTACCCGTTCTCGCCGTCGTCGACCGCAGCGGGGCACACTGTTGGACGTGACCGCCACCGCGACACCGCCCAGCGCGGCTCCCGACGCGGCGCAGAACGCCGTCGGCGGCACCCGCAGCTTCCTGCCCGCGGTAGAGGGAATGCGGGCGTGTGCGGCGATCGGGGTCGTCGTCACCCACGTCGCATTCCAGACCGGACACACCACCGGTGCGGTCGGGCGGGTGCTCGGCCGGTTCGACCTCGCGGTGGCCGTGTTCTTCGCGCTGTCGGGATTCCTGCTGTGGCGCGGCCACGCCGCGGCCGCCCGGGGGCTGCGGGAGCGGCCCAGAACCGGGCACTACCTCCGGTCGCGGATCGTGCGGATCATGCCCGGCTACCTCGTCGCGGTCGTCGTGATCCTGACGCTGCTCCCCGAGGCCCAGGCCGACCTCACGGTATGGCTGGCCAACCTGACGCTGACCCAGATCTACGTGCCGCTGACGTTGACCGCGGGGCTGACCCAGATGTGGAGCCTGTCGGTGGAGATGAGTTTCTACCTGGTGTTACCGCTGCTGGCGCTGCTGTCCCGGCGGGTGCCGGTCCGCGCCCGGATCGCGATCATCCTCGCCGCCGCGGTCGCCAGCCTGTTCTGGGTGCACATCCCCTTCGACGGCGGATCCGGCCACAACCTGTGGAACTGGCCGCCCGCGTTCTTCTCGTGGTTCGCCGCGGGCATGGTGCTGGCGGAGTTGACCGTCTCGAAGGTCGGCTGGCCGCACAGACTGGCGCGGCACCGCGTCCTGATGGCGCTGATCGCGGTGAGTGCCTTCGCCGTCGCCGCGTCGCCGCTGGCGGGTCTGGAAGGCCTGCACCCCGGCTCGATCGCGCAGGTGACGCTCAAGGCCGCGATGGGTGCGATCGTGGCCGGCGCGCTGCTGGCACCGCTCGTGCTGGACCGGCCCGATACGCGGCACCGAATTCTGGGCAGCGACACCATGGTCACGCTCGGCCGGTGGTCCTACGGGCTGTTCGTCTGGCACCTGGCCGCCCTGGCGATGGTCTTCCCGATGATCGGGGAATTCTCCTTCAACGGACACTTCACCGTGGTGCTGGTGTTGACCGTCCTGTTCGGTTTCGCGATCGCCGCGGTCAGTTACGGGTTGATCGAATCGCCCTGCCGCAACGCGCTGCGGCGATGGGAGCGGCGCAACGACCCCACCCCGCTGGACAGCTCGGTCACTGAGCAGATCGAGCCTGCCGTCGCGCGTTAGCCGTGTTGCGCGGCCCGCCGCGCTGGGTCCGATTGCGCGGCCCGCCGCGCTCAGCCCGATTGCGCGGCCCGCCGCGCTCAGCCCGATTGCGCGGCCCGCCGCGCTCAGCCCGATTGCGCGGCCCGCCGCGCGATGACCTCGTCGCGGACCGCCGACCTCCGCGCCTTGCCCGCGTCGTCGCGCAGCGGCCGCGCGGTGAACTCCACCGAGCGGGGCAACTTGTGCGCGGCGATCCGGGCGGCCAGGAACTCCCGCACCGTGTCCTCGGACATGTCGGCAGCGGATTGCACGATCACGTGCGGCACCTGGCCGAGATCGTCGTCGGGCAACCCCACAGCCAAGCTGGACAACACGTGAGGATGCTCGGCCAGCGCCGACTCGATCTCGGCGGGATAGACGTTGCGCCCGCCCACGGTGAACATGTCCACGCGACGGTCGTTGAGGTACAGAAATCCATCGGCGTCGAAATAGCCCAGATCGCCGAGGGAATCCCAGCCGTCGCGGTTCTTCGCGGTGCTGCCGATGTAGCGGTAGGTCGGCCGGCTGCCCGGAGCGGGCCGCATGTAGATCTCGCCAGGCACACCCGGCGGGCACTCCTTTCCGTCGTCGTCGAACACCTTCATCTCACCGGACACGACCACCCCCACCGAACCCGGATGGCTCAACCACTGCGCACCCGAGATGAAGGTCAGCGCCTGTAACTCGGTGCCGCCGTAGAGCTCCCACACGACATCGGGCCCCAGCAGATCGATCCAGGCCTGTTTGACGGCCGGCGGGCAGGGCGCGGCGAGATGCCAGAACCGCCGGATGGACGACAGATCGTAAGCATCGGGATCGGCGCGGTGTACCGGCAGCAGCCGCTGCATGATCGTCGGCACGGTCGCCAGAAACGTCACCCGGTACTCGGTGACCAGCCGCAGGAACTCCTGCGGCTCGAATCGAGGCATCAGCACCAGATGGTGTCCCTGCAGCAGGCCGATGGCGAACGTGGTGAATCCCGTGTTGTGGCTCAGCGGAACCGAAACCAAGTTGACATCGCCGGGTTCGGCGCCCAGCGGGGCTCCGATCGTGGGCGGCACCCTGCTGTCGTTGCCGGCCTCGATGAGTTTGGGACGCCCGGTACTTCCGCCCGACGCCATCGACTTCCACACCGGCGAAACCGCCTCCGGCAGTGGATCATCGGAGAAGCCCGCGGCGATCTCGGCGACCGCGGCACCTGCACTCGGGGTGTCGCCGGTCGGGTCGGCACGCCCGACGAGCAGCGCCGGGGGACGCAGCTCGAGCAGTGCCGCAAGCTCGGTGTCCGGCATCCGCGCCGAGAGGGGTTGCGGCACCGCCCCGAGTTTCCAGCACGCCAGCACCGCGTACACCCAGTCCAGTGAGTTGGGCAGCACGATCGTCACATAGTCGCCGACCCCGACGCCCTGCGACGCGAACGCTCTCGCGAGGCGGTTGGATGTCGCGTCAAGCTCGGCGCGGGTGATGGTGACTCCCGAACAGGTGACCGCCGGCGCGCCAGGGGCCTGGGCGGCCAGCGCCGATACCTGGGTGCCGATCGGGGGAACTCGTTGGCTGCCTGGCTGGCTCATGGGCTCCATTGTCGTCTGTGGGCGGCTCCGTCCGGCCGGATTCGGGCAGGCCGGCCCTCTCGCTCTCCGGTGCGGCGGGCGGCACCGCGGCGGACACGGCGACCGCCACCACCGACAGCAGCGCCAGCAGTTGGACACCGGCGGAGTGTCCGACGTACCCGTCGACCGACCGCCACGGGTTCTGGCTCAGGATCGCTCCGGCCAGCACCAGCCCTCCCGCCGCCGTGCCCAATGTCGCTACGCGGGTGATCCTTTCGTTCTGCCGGAACAGATGAGCCAGCGCCAGCGCGGCGCCGGCGACCATCGCTCCGGCCAGTCCCGAGATGACCGTGGCCGCGACGACGACCGCGGCGCCGCGCACCGCGGTCGGCGGGCACCATGGCCGTACCGTCGGGGGAGTGGTCTGGCGGCGCCGTCCCGGCACGAACGCCGCGACCAACAGCATCGGCAACAGCGCCAACCCGCCGATCAACCCCCAGCGGTAGGTGGCATTGGAGGCGAAGCTCATCGTGACGGCTCCCGCGGTGCCGGCGGGCACGATCCAGCCCTGCTGCCAACCGTTGACGGTGATGGCCGTCAGCGGCGCGCCGTCGGCGGTGGTCGCGGTCCAGCCCGGGTTGACGCTTTCAGGCACCACCAGCAGTCGTTCCCGGCCGGAGGGGGTCACGTCGACCTCGCGGTGGTCGTTGCTCCAGGCGTCCGCAGCCACGGGAAAGGCTGTGGCCGTGCGTAATTCGCCAGCGAGGGGCGTTGCGAGCTCGACTCCGTCGACCAGGAGGCCGGGCCCCGGGCTGACCAGCAGCTCCTGGTCGCCGGCGGGCAGGGTTATCGGTTCGCTGCGACAGGGTCGTGCGGCGATGGGTTGGTTGTCCAGCAGCGCGGCGACGGTGGTGGTGACCGACGTCTGGACGAACTGACCCGCGACACCGATGACCGGCCCGCGTCCGCACGGCAGCGTGACGGCCCTGGCCCGGTTGGTCGCAGCGTCGGCGGGCGCGATCGGCGCGCCGGACTCGTCGAGGGGTACCACCTCGGCCAGCCCCGGTGGCTTGAGCTGATCGAAACCCAGTGCGGTGCGGTCGATCACGTCGTCCCAATCCATCAACGACAGCGTGATCGTGTCGGTGCGGCGGGGCTGCAGGTCCAGTGTCTGCGTGCCGTCGATCCGCCTGACCTGGGGGCCGTCGCCGAGGTCGACGGCGATCATCGTCGGGTGGGCCGGCAGCGCTGAGGAACTCGGGGTGACGCGCAAGCCGGCCACGGTGCGCGGTTCGGGCAGTTTCACCACCAGCGTGGGGGGTGTGCGGGGCTGCACCACGCGCTGCGGCGCGGTCCATGCGGTGCCGGGGTCACCGTCGGCGGCCGCGTACGCCGAGCCCAGTACGTCGAGCGGGTCGGCGTCACCGGCGGCGCGGACCACCCCCGGCTGGGCGATCAGGTCGGCGAGGTTGGGTCCCTGACGGGCGCGTACCCACACCGTCGGATCGACCGGCGTCGGCTCGGGCACGGTCAGCGTGCGGCTGAGGTTGACCGGCTCCTCGGAGGCCAGCGCCATCGCCGCCGCACACCGGGTACCCGTCGGGCTGTCCGCACACCCCGGCCGTCCCAGTAGCTCGGTACCGAGATCCCATTGCGCGATGGCCGATCCCGGGGGAGGGCCGGGAACGTCGACGGTGTGGCGCAGGGCGATCGGGTGGGCGAACCCGTTCGCGTCGTACTGGGTGATGCTGAAGTCGGTGATGCCGAACTGGACCCCCGGCGAACCGTCGTCGGTGGCGGCCGCGGTGATGCGTACCCACGGCGTCTCGCCATACGGCAGCGCGACGGTGACCGGGGTGCCCGGGTCCTCGACACGCACCGTGCTGGTGCCGTTGACGGTGGCCACCTCGAGACGGCGCACCTGCGCGCCGACGGCGGTGGCGCTGGGGGTGATGGTGAGCGTGGCGTTGGTGACCGGACGGTCGAAATCCACCTGCAGCCACTGCCCGACCGCCGCCTGCAGCGCGTTGGACACCCAGCTGGTGGACGCGTCGGCGTCGATCGCCGCGGCCGGCGAGGAGGCGGGTGACACATTGGGCAGCGCGGTCGAATCAGACGCGGCACTCGACACCGAGATCCGCCCGCCGTCCCATCGCCCGTAGACCAGCTCGGCGCCGTCGGCCGGATAGTCGGGCACCCGGTTGAACGTGTTACGGGCGTCGCCGGGACTGCGCACGGCCGAGGAATGATCGTCGACACGGCCGTAGTCGGTTTCCCGCGCCAGTGGGGTGTCGGTGATGGTGACCAGGGGCACCGGCAGCCCCGCGCGTTGAGCATCCTGGGTCAGCAGCATCGGGCCCAGCGGCTGCTGACCGCTCAACCGCCTGCGCTCGTCGAGGCGCAGCAGAGCCTCCGGTCCGCCGTCCACCCGCGCCATGGTGTCGGCGTCCACCAGGAACGGCGCCGCCGGTGGCCGACCCGCGCCGTCCACCCGGTAGATCTCGACCGCCGGGTACCGCGGTCGCAATCCGCTGTCGGCAACGAACCCCTCCAGCGTCCCGGGGCCGACCGGGTCGCCGAACTCGGCGACCTTGGTCAGCCCGGGAGAACCGTCGACGGCCTGGTGCACCAGGATGGGCCGCGCCGAGCGCGACGCATCCGGATCCAGGTCGTTGCGCACCACCACATACGAGATGCCCTGCCGGATCAGCGTGTCGGCGAGCCCCGCTGACGGCCGGCCCGAGGCGAAGAGTCGCTGCACCGAGTCCAGCGCGCGGATGGTCTCGGGTGGGGTCAGCGGAATGGAATCGCGCACCCCCCAGGTGCTGTCACCGAGAACCTGCAGAGGCTCGTCGTGGCTGTTGCCCCACACCTGCGTCGCGAACGGGGCACCGGGCGCGACCAGCACCCGTCCCGCGGGTCCGGCTGGGCCGGATTCGCCGGCTGGGCCGGATTCGCCGTCTCCGCCGCCTCCGCCTGCCGCACCGGTGTTGTGCTCGTCGAGCCACGCCGCCGTGTCATGCCAGTACTGCGGGATCGCGTCGAATGCCCCGGGCGGGGTCAATCG is a window from the Mycolicibacterium poriferae genome containing:
- a CDS encoding acyltransferase family protein, with product MTATATPPSAAPDAAQNAVGGTRSFLPAVEGMRACAAIGVVVTHVAFQTGHTTGAVGRVLGRFDLAVAVFFALSGFLLWRGHAAAARGLRERPRTGHYLRSRIVRIMPGYLVAVVVILTLLPEAQADLTVWLANLTLTQIYVPLTLTAGLTQMWSLSVEMSFYLVLPLLALLSRRVPVRARIAIILAAAVASLFWVHIPFDGGSGHNLWNWPPAFFSWFAAGMVLAELTVSKVGWPHRLARHRVLMALIAVSAFAVAASPLAGLEGLHPGSIAQVTLKAAMGAIVAGALLAPLVLDRPDTRHRILGSDTMVTLGRWSYGLFVWHLAALAMVFPMIGEFSFNGHFTVVLVLTVLFGFAIAAVSYGLIESPCRNALRRWERRNDPTPLDSSVTEQIEPAVAR
- a CDS encoding AMP-binding protein → MSQPGSQRVPPIGTQVSALAAQAPGAPAVTCSGVTITRAELDATSNRLARAFASQGVGVGDYVTIVLPNSLDWVYAVLACWKLGAVPQPLSARMPDTELAALLELRPPALLVGRADPTGDTPSAGAAVAEIAAGFSDDPLPEAVSPVWKSMASGGSTGRPKLIEAGNDSRVPPTIGAPLGAEPGDVNLVSVPLSHNTGFTTFAIGLLQGHHLVLMPRFEPQEFLRLVTEYRVTFLATVPTIMQRLLPVHRADPDAYDLSSIRRFWHLAAPCPPAVKQAWIDLLGPDVVWELYGGTELQALTFISGAQWLSHPGSVGVVVSGEMKVFDDDGKECPPGVPGEIYMRPAPGSRPTYRYIGSTAKNRDGWDSLGDLGYFDADGFLYLNDRRVDMFTVGGRNVYPAEIESALAEHPHVLSSLAVGLPDDDLGQVPHVIVQSAADMSEDTVREFLAARIAAHKLPRSVEFTARPLRDDAGKARRSAVRDEVIARRAAQSG